Genomic window (Culex pipiens pallens isolate TS chromosome 3, TS_CPP_V2, whole genome shotgun sequence):
TGTTGCTCCAAAATTCAACATGGCTACGATTTTAAGCACCtcgattttttgtcaatatggcgaaaatttataaatattgataATCTTTTTCAAgtctattttaaattcaatgctTCTTCAAAAACTCTTTCCCAAAACTCGCTAGGAATAACTTGGTTTAAAAAGGATTTATTAGGGTTTAAAATAAGCTCACAATGCTTTATCGTGGTCTTAACCAAGATAAAATTGCACACGGCTGGGAACGTAGCGCATGCGGGCTTCATCAGCTGCAAATAGATCGACTTGGACCTCGACATGGACAACGGATTTGAATTTggcaataattcaataaaaaacaacacatttttgTTAGTTAGCATGGGGTTTATTTATTATATAATAACTAAAAAAGCACAAACTCGGTCCCTCAACACAGTTCAATGACAAAACTTTAAACAGTGAAGGTGTGTTGGACACTGCCTTTAAAATCAGCTACTTTCACTATTTTCACCTTCTGCTACTATTATAATCTTAAACTCCACCACAATATAGACTGCACACTACaaacattgatattttgaaacgaTTATCGCTctcttttcaaattaaacatATAAGTGAACAAAAAACCGCTGCAATCAGCACAAGCAAAACTGTAAATGACAGCGCGTAGCAATACACGTAATAAAATCTTGATAGTTTTGAACAAGGTAACTCTAAGGAtgaaaagttttatcaactactTTTCGAAAACCATATGTATTTAAAGAAGTTCTAATCAAGACTGAAAGGCTTTGATAAAAGGGGCAGAACGAAGAACACTAAAACGAacacaatttaataaaatgccTCGTTTTGTAAcgataaattgcaaaataacatGATGTATATCCACATTGACACAATAATGGTAATGCACAGCACCAGTACATGCATAAATTGCAAAGTAAACGAATTTCTGTTTCGGTGGAATGTTCCGATTTCTCACAATTCTATCACCAttcaaacacaataaaaaaaccaaaaattcaaaaatattttattatcatCAACACACAGTTATTAAGtcatttgtaattttaaaactttaaccgAAAATTCACTAGTAATTTTTTCTCAGAAgcgcttttaaaaaaatcagctcgCCTCTTGATGTATTTCACTGCGTTGTTCACGTACAACTGAATATGTCAAAGTGAAAGTACAAATCTAGCAAGTTTGATAAAATGCTTACGGAAGACTTAACAGATTTAAAGCAGAATTTGTTAAGTTAATCAAGCTACATCATGAATTCTTCAGGCGTACTTAAAGTGtaaatttaaaagcttaatTAAAACTTCTAAACAAAATTCTTTATGATATCTTAcagaattctttaaaatatgtttaagtttATGGAATGGTAAAACCTTTTGGATTTGGTGAAAGACGTAACAAAACTTTATTACATTTGTTAAAACTAttataaaaatgcttaagaatCAAAAGCATTTGTCTTGCTACTTGGGGCTAGTATAAATTTGAGCTGTAAAAaaccgattgtgattggacactcacttatattttaactaaattagtgtatatggaaaaaatgaataaataaacaaagtataaaaaatatacagtaaaatattttaagttggaTTATACCTAGcgcacaaataataaaaatctaaatttcagggcaaagtttatttatttaatgttAAAAGGAAAGAATcgggaaaaaacttttttggttacATAATAAAACACCAAAATATGAAGTTTAAAATATATTCAACTATACCCTAGTTATCCTTCTGTAaacttagggcgtccaattttcctgggttttgaatttcccgggaaacgggaaaaatatttttcaaattccggGAATtaccgggatcccgggaaagtttttaaacagtcaaaaaatctatgtgttcattaaatttgttatgtttttcaagcttacaatcatagaattagctcaatactgttcattggtgataatctttacttcaatctgaacaagaacagcagtttttagtaagtttaaaaatattaaaaattgttgttttttgttctttgttatgCTTCGGATTTTTAATGAATCTTAATTtctaatccaatgtgattcaaattatttcatgTTAATAATCATACAATTCTtattaatatatttcttttatatttttatatgaaatgactacaaaagctaaaatatttcattgaaactgtaaaaaaacaaaaaaacgaaaacagaTAGAATGAAaccattaaatttaaattttttgaaaagtttagaatttcatgttttatataaaacatattttacaaactatctttaagtcactaccgccaactgggggaaatcgggactgcagtctgaataggtacaggatatttttgagcaataaatttgaaaattggtgcactaattgttttgttaattaagaaaatatcagaacattatgctgtcttaattcgtttctATTGTCCcaatttgctccagatgccgatgtctgataaaaaataatttaacataaatatttaaaaaaataaataaaaattaatggaaaatattcaaaacgctaggcattttgcggatccgtaaactaaaattttaataattttcccttataagccaaataaatattgatatatgccgaatacaaattaaaattgtaatcgattactaagtattcaactgttcatctatttccacaaccaaatctgagttttcagaccaaaaaatgatttttttttcaatttcgggaattcccgggacaaaatatcagaaatcccgggatttttgtcctgGGAATTtctgggatggacgcactatgtaaactgcataattttttttttgtgaagttaGTGATTAGATATTATATTATTTGCACTTACTAATGCACAGTGGttaagatcgcaaaattaaggggaaaattgtgaagttgtggagctttggtgtcttcagaagagttgttgtaaataggaaagagcattttttttgttaaatttagggTGGTTTACGATTAGGGGTTTTGAGGAAATGTAACTTTCCACAAAATTCTTCGTAATTTTGTTCTTATCGTTTTAAAACGTTTCAACCAAACTAAAAGATTTTTCTTCCTATTTGCCACAACTTTTCCGGAGACATCAACTTAACAATTTatcaaattcttcaattcaCTATGTAATGGAGGCACCTGGTTTTTCAAGtaatttatcatatttttaacccttttttgtcatatttcaatttattttttgcatattaTTCGATATGATTAAGTGCAATACAGcagtgatttttaaatcatatagTGTATTTTTAATTACTACCATGCTAACcattatatgaaaaaaacaacaaattttctgGAAATATTCACTGATAGGAATTTTTAGTCATAAACAATGtcataaaaattcttaatcagaTAAATGAAGCacaactttttatgaaaaaatctccgATCTTGGCTATATAGCTGGGACTTAGGATATTTGTATAATTTACATTGTATATCATTGCAATGTAACttatcttttaaaatgtaatcgATCATAAAAGATATCTGGACATAGTTTCTAAATTCGTTCATAAGgttaaaacgaaactattggcactacgccccccggggcatggccttcctctaacgtgggatttctgctccagcgcctctgacgagacaggagaaaccgggaccgacgttttacttcaccatccgatagaagctcagtggataaggcgggaatcgaacccgcgtctcatagcatcatcgggatcggcagccgaagccgctacccctgcgccacgagacccactcgTTCATAAGgttattgaaatgaaaaaaaaactgttgcaaatatttttgatttttttttctctctgatttttttttcaaattaaatgtatcattattgaacattcttataataattatatttcatttacatttttagtggtatggctaaatgctcttcatctttgttgtatttttcgttttattatttactgttcacattcatttatttatttcaaattgtttttacatttttgcattaaatcgaatacatttgggtaaaaaaagaaaaaatcactttaacaactaatcctaacttaaaattaaataaaaattctttgaaatattcaaaatcattagaacgagtaaactacgaactgtattttaagataaatcctccgagcgttcttacttgttccgcacgagttttgcaaccacgcagtattgttgtcatctcgatgaaaatgtttagaagttcttgtggtgaaaacaggtcactgcaGTCATCCCTCTTATTCGGAACAGTTTCCAGATCTGCCAACGTccaacaaatcatagaaaatcgataattgaacataatgatttgctttttccttcatgtgaaagcttttcttgcgatctttcgattgatgtatagacttgctgtacatttttacgttttatatcaagtttttaaagaaaaacattgacccttgaaatccacaaattcggaacacttttttcttacgatgtaaacaaacttttttttctctccaggagtacatatttttttacaaaaaaaatgacttcacactctgaaaccaataaaactcaagcttagtgatgttttaaacatggtctgaaaattttttgtgaaaatatcaattaaattcaggtgttccacaattgtgggaggcacaataacatcccacaattatggaacaggcaatttggaggcagtgttttgctgccctggataaaatagtcttgaaatgaggttttttgttcaaaaagtactatttttactagtgaaatagcaagagaatgtccaaataaaggtcctaaaaataggagggacgacagaaaagttgcatttggcatgctattgacaaattaccacaaaagtgttccaaatttgtgggtgttccgaatatgtgggatgactgtactgccttcatccgttgatgctggttagttttccctcggttgctgactgaaaccTGGATGTgatgtattctctgcaactttttgccactGATTCAATGggaatggctgcagatttggaaccactcgaactgCTCCTggcgacgccaaagcaggaaaatccacgtccgtgaatgctggtggtgttttgcggcgATTTGGTTTTGGTTGgtttggtgcctcgtcgtcgcttgctgccgaattttcacaaactcagctcgttttgggcagctccgattcttggtcgaatggtcgccaccgcaattgaagcatttggcttcgatgttcttGTTGATTGTATTGcatgcttgagttttgtgctcaccttcgcaggttgcacaacgactcttgatgaaacagttccttccaccatgtccataCTGCTTTctccttgggcattcaactactcatcagttgttgagagtttcaaatttatttcgaagcaacaaatctgagggctattctactggcgctgctcttctagacatagaaaaagcatttgacagtgtttggcataaaggtttgattgcgaaattgaaaaggtttaattttccgatttatatcgtgaaaattattcaaaattatttgacggattgTACTcagcaggtatgttatcagaatctgatcaactacctgtacgtgctggcgtccctcaaggaagcattttgggtccaattttatacaatatttttacttctgacttgcctgatttgcccccaggatgtcagaaatcactttttgctgatgatacaagcatctccgccaaaggcagaagccttcgtgtcatcacaagaagattacaaaaaagcttggatattttcaattcttatttgaaagaatggaaaattactccaaatgctgcaaaaactcaactttttgttTTCCCTCACAACCCAAtagctgattttcttaaaccaaaaagtcatcacattataaagatgaatgaggaaaatttaaagtgggaggatcaagtgaaatatgttagacttgcttttgacaaaaaccttacttacaaggatcacattgaaagtatccaggttaaatgtaacaaatatattaaatgtttgtatccacttataaacaggaaatctagactttgtctcaagaataaactgttaatttataaacaaattttcagacctgtcATGcattatgctgtgccgatctggacaagctgttgcttaaccaggaagaaaaaacttcagaggattcagaacaaaattctgaaaatgattcttcattcatgaacttcatcaattagccgaagttgacactttggatgttatgtccaataagataattgatgcatttcgacaaaaatcattgcagtcttcagcagCACTTTTCAGGAACTAATATCGAGGAGTACCTCTGTCGTTGTTGGTTCTCAAAGGAATGaccttttttctctctttcctCCCGCTCCCTCCAAagtcggtccgaaaaatcagagggcaattttttttcaaaattttaatgcaattttaagTGCATTCAGCTGAAAACTATTTAAAGTGTTTTCTCCTgcgtttttaatcgtttttaatATGTTCcagaatattttgagtttttgtgaattttctgctgtattgttttttttttaactaatggTTGCAAGCCGACTGTACcgctgtataatgcattttccatggcttttttcattgaaatataaaattttttgcGCCATTCACacgtaaaaaactgaaacagttgcttttctctatacattttggcgatttttcccatacaacctTCAAGGGTtcagagggaggggttcccatgtcagaatgagctcaaatttggaatttagcctagttatgggtcaatctttgatttcagggggtagccccgagtaagcccggatttggaccaccctaattcacacgttttaaattatatttgttatggcCAAATAAGCACAATATTATTCTACAAGTTGCAAAATACTTGTATCGAATGTTTGCATACAATCTATTCAATAATCTTTGTTTCGAATTACAAGCTAATAGTTTAAGATTatataaaaaacattgaaaacgctcataaaatcgaaaaagtgacttcaaaattgtgaaaaacacCAAATAGGCAAAAGATGATGACTGGAAGTTGAAGGATAGGCCTAAAACTACCAACAAAATAGAACATTTTAACATGATAAATGCAgataaaacaactaaaaatgaaaaaaaaaacaggaaaagtaaagttttttagaacaaacgttgctcaaaataaactcttaaacacaagaaaaataataaaaatcaaaacaaaacatttagaCAGAAGAGAGTTTACTAACTAAATTAATGGCACATGTTTGATACTTCTACAGGTCCCACCCCTCGAAACACTCGTGGCTATGCCTTGCTGGAAGCCCAGCGAGACCGGGAGCACATCATCGGTCGAATGAAAACCAACATCAAAAAGATCCTGAACATGCAGCTGGAGAACGCCACTTTGGATGAATACGTTCTGAATGTGTTTGATGTGGAAAATATCAATCCAACTTATGTGTTTCTATTGCCTAGTGGTGACAAAAGTCatataaaaaagttaatttatcaGAAGAGTGATTTCGTGGAGGCGGAATTTCCCAACGTGACGACGATAAACAAGTTCAAGCGAAGCCTGAACCAATCTTCTGTGGATGGTGAATTTAGTGACGAAGAAGATTACAGTGATGAAGACATGGCACCGTTTTTGAATGTGGGGGAGGATGAGGATGATCGGATGCAGGAGATTGTGAAGGACAACATTCGCACGGAGAGGAACTTTATCAAGTTTATGGACGACTTGAACGATGATTTGGAGGCTGCGCTGGAGAAAAAGGTGAAAAAGGTGCCGCATCCTGTTCAGAGTTCGTCGTTTAAAAAGACTTCGTTGTTCACGCCGTACACTTACATGAGTACAAAGACGATTGGTTGGGATGATTTTGGCCTCGAGGGTTGGAGTGGAGGCTTATCTACTGGACTTCTATATCAGCATCCCGTCCTGGAAAGGTAAAACCGTTGTAAGGTGTCTCTTGAAAAGTTTCTCATCGTCAACTTTATTTACTTTCTTTCGAGgccaaaaactaaacaaaccgAAGAAGATGCCCTCATCAACATCCAGGCAAGTTTCGATCCGCTCAAGTTCATTAAAACGCCCGCTTTGAACAAGATTCCGGCCAGCACCACCTCCACCagtaccagcagcagcagcagtgggtTCATTAGCGCGATGAAAAACAACGTCACTGCCATCGCCGCCAGCAGCGTTCCCCAGCGAAGCAAAAATCCGTCCTTGCTGCTCAGCTACAGGGTGGAGGAAAAGCTCGAGGAAGTTCTGAACCGGACGAAAACGTTCAAAGGAAAACCTCCGCGCTGGCCAATCACCAACCCCCGTGACGCGCATCGAGACGAAGACGTGTTCATTGCTCGAGCTAATAATCCGTTCGGACATTCGACCAAGTGGCGCTGGAGGTAGGTTTTTGGGAGTTTGTTAATGTTGCATTCATTTTATCCAAGGCTTTTGGCTGATGGTAGCTTTGATTTTTGCTTACGTTTTCAACGCTCTGATGCTTATTAGCAACGATTATTCAAATGCAATTTAAGCTTGGTTAAATCTCGGAGAAACATTACAAATCTCCAGTATCGTCATCTGGCATAGGTATTTTAGCCTtgtaaatttgcaatatttcaatattttgttttgttttcaaataccTAGAACTGACACAGAGCAACAAAAATAGTGCAACGTTGCTCTAAAATCTCGACGTaaagtttggaaaatatttgcaacggccttatatgATTTTCGGAACAGGCATCAGAAATCGATCAACAAAGTTTATAACACCAAATACccgaatttttagatttttgccttcctcacattactgaggaaaggctataaaatcactcggaaaatgaacttcttaatttgcttttctgagcaaatgtctgtgtggatgtgtgtaggtgggtggacaaaaaattgtcactcgattatctcgggactggatgaacggatttcgaccgtattagtctcattcgatccgtcttggggtcccataggagcaactctctacgaaatcggccgatttcgactatttttattttttgatttgacttaaactttgtgggggccttccctaagaccaaataagctattttgcgtcattggttcacccatacaagtctccatacaattttggctgctgtccacacaaaaatggtatgtaaatattcaaacagctgtaacttttgagtgaattttctgatcaatttggtgtcttcggcaaagttgtaggtattgttgaggacttttgagaaaaaaattaggtacacggaaaaaaatttgcagagttttttatcaactttttttcactaaaactcaatttcccaaaatacgtattttttgattttcgagattttttgatatgtttcaggggacaaaaatccgcaacttttgagctatagaaaaacatggtcaa
Coding sequences:
- the LOC120421441 gene encoding uncharacterized protein LOC120421441, which gives rise to MWSAVNYGKISWIVWLLFQLSVDIICFGPTPRNTRGYALLEAQRDREHIIGRMKTNIKKILNMQLENATLDEYVLNVFDVENINPTYVFLLPSGDKSHIKKLIYQKSDFVEAEFPNVTTINKFKRSLNQSSVDGEFSDEEDYSDEDMAPFLNVGEDEDDRMQEIVKDNIRTERNFIKFMDDLNDDLEAALEKKVKKVPHPVQSSSFKKTSLFTPYTYMSTKTIGWDDFGLEGWSGGLSTGLLYQHPVLERPKTKQTEEDALINIQASFDPLKFIKTPALNKIPASTTSTSTSSSSSGFISAMKNNVTAIAASSVPQRSKNPSLLLSYRVEEKLEEVLNRTKTFKGKPPRWPITNPRDAHRDEDVFIARANNPFGHSTKWRWSNETDITETGLIDGSPQSREGRSKRGVYNLYSMIKCSTGCDPIIYKGYGCYCGFLGSGQALDGIDRCCKMHDYCYTTARCPMFLEYFVPYLWKCYRGRPLCAVDHGEWGGPDSCAARLCHCDLSLSKCLRRYHCPRKRNVCTTSPLRLLQNLVMVF